From Spirosoma aerolatum, one genomic window encodes:
- the coaBC gene encoding bifunctional phosphopantothenoylcysteine decarboxylase/phosphopantothenate--cysteine ligase CoaBC, whose product MSVAGKRILLGVTGSISAYKSALLTRLLIKAGAEVQVVMTESAKSFITPLTLATLSKRPVLSSFVHSVSGQAGDGHWNNHVELGLWADAIVIAPASARTLARCATGLCDDLLSAIYLSARCSVFFAPAMDVDMYNHPTTVENLRRLESFGNYIIQAEHGELASGLVGEGRLAEPEAIFNRLDAFWQETKASPLKAGVLQGKKVLVTAGPTQEPIDPVRYISNHSTGKMGYAIAKGFAMTGADVTLVSGPTALPVPATTIERISVRSAQEMYDATQAVFSKADIIILSAAVADYTPAYPADKKIKKKESTFSVELTKTIDIAATLGSQKQAGQLMMGFALETDNELANAIKKLHTKNLDWIVLNSLRDPGAGFGHDTNKITVIDKDDQTYEFALKSKDEVAQDLVRLIVDKLNSL is encoded by the coding sequence ATGTCTGTTGCAGGCAAACGAATTCTTCTGGGCGTAACGGGTAGTATTTCAGCCTATAAATCAGCCCTATTGACAAGGCTTCTGATAAAAGCCGGAGCCGAGGTTCAGGTGGTCATGACCGAGTCGGCCAAGTCATTTATCACACCGCTAACGCTGGCCACCCTATCGAAACGCCCGGTGCTCTCTTCCTTCGTTCATTCAGTATCAGGTCAAGCGGGCGATGGACATTGGAACAACCATGTTGAACTTGGTTTGTGGGCAGATGCCATTGTGATTGCACCCGCATCTGCTCGTACACTGGCACGGTGCGCTACCGGTCTTTGCGATGATTTACTGTCGGCTATTTATTTATCTGCCCGCTGTTCGGTGTTTTTCGCCCCAGCCATGGACGTGGATATGTATAACCATCCAACAACGGTCGAAAATCTTCGTAGGCTCGAGTCGTTTGGTAACTACATCATCCAGGCCGAACATGGTGAACTGGCCAGTGGATTGGTTGGCGAAGGGCGATTGGCGGAACCTGAAGCCATTTTCAATAGGCTGGACGCATTTTGGCAGGAAACAAAAGCCTCCCCTCTGAAAGCAGGTGTATTACAAGGGAAAAAAGTGCTGGTTACGGCAGGACCTACCCAGGAGCCCATCGACCCTGTTCGGTACATTAGTAATCATTCGACCGGAAAAATGGGCTACGCCATTGCCAAAGGTTTTGCGATGACTGGTGCTGATGTAACCTTAGTAAGTGGCCCAACGGCTTTGCCTGTACCAGCTACAACTATTGAGCGTATTTCAGTGCGATCGGCACAAGAAATGTATGATGCTACGCAGGCCGTTTTCAGCAAAGCCGATATAATTATTCTGAGTGCGGCTGTGGCTGATTACACACCTGCTTACCCCGCCGACAAGAAGATTAAAAAGAAGGAAAGCACGTTTTCTGTTGAACTGACTAAAACGATCGACATTGCCGCTACGCTCGGAAGTCAGAAGCAGGCCGGGCAATTGATGATGGGGTTTGCCCTCGAAACGGATAATGAACTAGCGAATGCAATAAAGAAGCTTCACACTAAGAATTTAGACTGGATTGTATTAAATTCACTACGCGATCCAGGTGCCGGTTTTGGACACGATACCAATAAAATCACCGTTATTGACAAAGACGATCAAACCTACGAATTTGCGCTTAAATCGAAAGATGAGGTAGCCCAGGATCTTGTCAGGCTGATAGTCGATAAACTTAACTCTCTGTGA
- the porD gene encoding type IX secretion system protein PorD, whose amino-acid sequence MKIVYALLILSCLVSSAWAQELNCQVNINSDQLFAQQKTDFSYVNQLKGIITEFMNNRRWSNDQFAVNERINCSININLVKSLTQGAFEATAQIIATRPVYGTNYETTIFSYVDRAFNFVYLPTTPVYFRENQYSDDLTSLLAFYANVILAVDYDTFSKEGGTPFIQRAYTITNLAQQGSPNGAWQAGGDRRNRYWLIENLQNQQLIPFRDGMYTYHRQGLDMFAANPVQVRKQTLDLLTTIRTIGLQLPNSVLLNSFFDAKSEELYNILFEGTSTERQKAFDLLSYLDPAKTEKYRKLVQ is encoded by the coding sequence ATGAAAATAGTATATGCCTTACTGATTTTGAGCTGTCTGGTTAGCTCGGCGTGGGCGCAGGAATTAAATTGCCAGGTCAACATCAACTCCGACCAGTTGTTTGCTCAGCAAAAAACTGATTTTTCGTATGTCAATCAGTTGAAAGGCATTATAACGGAATTCATGAACAACCGACGCTGGAGTAATGACCAGTTTGCTGTGAATGAACGAATTAACTGCTCGATCAATATTAACTTGGTCAAGTCGTTGACTCAGGGAGCGTTTGAAGCTACGGCTCAAATCATAGCGACCCGTCCCGTTTACGGCACCAACTACGAAACCACTATTTTCAGCTATGTAGACCGTGCCTTCAACTTTGTTTACCTGCCTACAACGCCCGTTTATTTTCGGGAAAATCAGTACTCTGATGACCTGACTTCTCTATTGGCATTTTACGCGAATGTCATTCTGGCGGTCGATTATGACACATTCAGCAAGGAAGGTGGTACGCCGTTTATTCAGCGGGCCTATACCATTACAAACCTGGCTCAACAAGGCTCACCAAATGGAGCGTGGCAAGCCGGTGGCGACCGACGTAACCGATACTGGCTTATTGAGAATCTGCAAAACCAACAACTGATTCCGTTTCGCGATGGTATGTACACCTACCATCGTCAGGGCCTTGATATGTTTGCTGCCAATCCAGTTCAGGTTCGGAAACAAACGCTTGACTTATTGACTACGATTCGGACGATTGGGTTGCAACTCCCTAACTCGGTATTACTCAATTCATTTTTTGATGCAAAGTCGGAAGAACTGTATAATATTTTGTTCGAGGGTACGTCTACTGAACGCCAGAAAGCTTTTGATTTGTTATCCTATTTAGACCCGGCCAAGACCGAAAAGTACCGAAAACTAGTGCAGTGA
- a CDS encoding outer membrane protein assembly factor BamD: MQQRHFGKILLGICVMFLLGSCSPFAKLQKSGSDDQKYKGALEYYAKRDWYRAGLLFEELIPVLKGSNESEMAQFYYAYTQFHQQQYLLSATLFKKFYETFARSDYAQEAMYMYAYSLYKDTPSFNLDQSNTLTATSALQDFINAYPDSKYKEDATKQILELRGKLERKAYEKALLYYKTSGFNIAAYKSAVVAINNFQKEFPDSEYNEELAFKKVDAEFSLAQNSLETKQKERYQEAISYHQAFVDKYPNSKYVKQSEKMYETSQKEIERLDKLEQEREKEKEKHKNQPAKVTAAN, from the coding sequence ATGCAACAACGTCATTTCGGTAAGATTCTGCTAGGTATTTGCGTTATGTTTTTACTGGGCTCGTGTAGTCCATTCGCGAAATTGCAGAAAAGTGGTAGCGACGATCAGAAGTATAAAGGCGCTCTTGAATATTATGCTAAACGCGACTGGTATCGGGCTGGTCTATTGTTTGAAGAATTAATTCCTGTTCTGAAGGGAAGTAATGAATCAGAGATGGCGCAGTTTTATTACGCCTATACTCAGTTTCATCAACAGCAATACCTCCTGAGTGCTACGCTATTCAAGAAGTTTTACGAAACCTTTGCCCGATCCGACTATGCTCAGGAAGCGATGTATATGTATGCCTACTCGTTATACAAAGACACGCCTTCCTTTAACCTCGACCAGTCGAACACGCTTACCGCCACGTCGGCCCTACAGGACTTTATCAACGCTTACCCCGACAGTAAATATAAAGAAGACGCCACCAAGCAGATTCTGGAACTAAGGGGCAAACTGGAACGGAAAGCATACGAGAAGGCTTTGCTCTATTACAAAACAAGTGGCTTTAATATTGCCGCCTATAAATCGGCCGTAGTGGCGATCAATAACTTCCAGAAGGAGTTCCCTGACTCGGAATACAACGAAGAGCTAGCCTTCAAAAAAGTAGATGCGGAGTTTAGTCTGGCCCAGAACAGTCTGGAAACTAAGCAGAAGGAACGTTATCAGGAAGCCATCAGTTATCATCAGGCATTCGTTGATAAGTACCCGAACAGCAAGTACGTTAAGCAATCGGAGAAAATGTACGAAACCAGCCAGAAAGAAATTGAGCGCCTGGACAAACTAGAACAGGAGCGAGAGAAGGAAAAAGAAAAGCATAAAAATCAACCCGCTAAAGTAACAGCGGCCAATTAA
- a CDS encoding T9SS type A sorting domain-containing protein, with protein sequence MKQFILIGVLMGLLTATIPIRAQVALRDSDARKGSRLELGRTSSPQKTSSTRLPSQRFSMVPNPSLSGLDRSITLNKNSAINEHYRSLLLPKPGSKSAARASSAENTPASTPELRVAASQEIKADSRLFNNEKLWVSNAYPNPADDVAELDYQFAGAGSEAKLALLNILGTPVAGYEQIELEPGNRKVRIVTRPLDTGYYLYQLTVDGKKVATKRLLVRHQ encoded by the coding sequence ATGAAACAATTTATACTTATTGGTGTATTGATGGGCTTGCTAACGGCAACGATCCCGATCAGGGCGCAGGTAGCGCTCCGGGATTCGGACGCTCGGAAAGGCAGCCGACTCGAACTGGGTCGAACATCATCACCTCAAAAAACCAGTTCGACCCGCTTACCATCGCAGCGTTTTTCGATGGTTCCCAATCCGAGTTTATCTGGGCTTGATCGGTCGATAACGCTTAACAAAAATAGCGCCATTAACGAACATTATCGGTCACTGTTACTGCCGAAGCCGGGCTCCAAGTCAGCCGCTCGGGCAAGCTCGGCAGAAAATACCCCAGCCTCTACACCCGAGCTGCGCGTTGCCGCTTCTCAGGAAATAAAAGCCGACAGCCGATTGTTCAACAACGAGAAGCTCTGGGTTTCGAACGCGTATCCGAATCCGGCTGATGATGTCGCCGAACTCGACTATCAGTTTGCTGGAGCTGGCTCAGAAGCGAAGTTGGCGCTGCTGAATATTCTTGGAACGCCCGTGGCAGGTTATGAGCAGATCGAACTCGAACCGGGCAACCGAAAAGTGCGAATTGTGACACGGCCCCTGGATACAGGTTATTATTTGTACCAACTCACCGTCGATGGTAAGAAAGTGGCAACCAAGCGGTTACTCGTCCGCCATCAGTAA
- a CDS encoding DNA-directed RNA polymerase subunit omega — translation MATNQSIITRNNDKIAAQTGNLYESVSIISKRARQIATKNKEELSNKLSEFVSAVDNLEEVFENREQIEISKFYERMPKPTSIATDEFLEGKVYWRYNDEPQQ, via the coding sequence ATGGCAACCAATCAATCTATTATTACCCGCAACAACGATAAAATTGCGGCCCAGACTGGTAATCTATACGAATCGGTTTCGATTATTTCGAAACGTGCCCGGCAGATTGCCACCAAAAATAAAGAGGAGCTGAGCAACAAACTGTCGGAGTTTGTATCAGCCGTCGACAATCTGGAAGAAGTTTTCGAAAACCGGGAGCAGATCGAAATTTCGAAGTTCTACGAGCGGATGCCGAAACCAACGTCTATCGCTACCGACGAATTTCTGGAAGGTAAAGTCTACTGGCGTTATAACGACGAGCCACAGCAATAA